The Candidatus Dadabacteria bacterium genomic interval TTTCCGAAATCAAGCGTCACGATCTGGCCGAGCCAGATGAAATACCTCTGGTGAACGGGCTTATCGAGACCGTAGAGCTTTTTGGTCTGCTCGACTATCTCCTTGGTCACCTGATCGCTTTTTATTCCCTGATCAAGCGACATCCTGCTCTCAACGGGGCTCCCCGGGGCAAGCTGTATCACCAGGAAAGTGATAAGGGTGATCCCGAACAGCGTGGGAATCATCAGCAGAAGTCTTTTCAGGATATAGTCCTTCATTGGGGAAAAAAAGAATATCCTTCAAGAGTTGGATTTTTTATTATAAACCGAACGGAAAGTATACTCGCCATGCCGAAATTTACTTCATATGCTTCCAAAAACAAGCTCTTAGGGTCGGTCAGGAACTCAGATGGTATCGTGGATATATGGATTGTCCCTGAGTACCCGTACCAGTTTCCTTACGACTTCGCCTCGTTTACCACGACTCATTCTGTCAAGATTGATCCGCTTCCAGAGAATCGCGGGCAAGTTCCTCGCATCGGGAAAAGGAAGCAGGTTCCAGTCCGGCTCCCCTTCATTAAACCCGACGAGAAAAGCCCTGTGGCGCTCCGTGAGGGCACTTAGAATTCTCCCCGGCAGCGCAAGCTGGGTTTCGAGCAGGTTCTCAAGGCTCACATCGATTCTCGCCATCCCCGCAAAACGATGATGATAAAGGTTCCTTATGTCCTGAATTCTGGGATCAAGCACCTCATGAGTCGGCTTGCGATGGCTGACCAGATAAACGACAAAAGCGTCAAGTATCTCACGAGTAAGCTCTCCGCCTCTTTTAAAAAACAACCAAACATCGAATATGTCCCGCGGATGCTGTCTCTGCAGGGCCGCGCAGAATTTGCCCGCGTAAAGCTCCGCCTCCGAGAGGCAGTTTATCTTCATGCTCCCGCCGAACTCTTTTTCAAGCAACGGACACAAGGGCATCCTGACCGGCGGCAGCAAGGTTCCTCGCACCACTTCGTTAACTTCGATCTTAACCAGCATGCCGTCTTTTCTTACCAAGGCCTTAAAATTCTCCTGGATGTCCACTTCCGCCCCGGACAAGAATTTTCTGATCTCAGACCCGATCGCTTCCATGTTCTCACGGATATCGCGAAACGCTTCGTCGCGGCCGTTAAGCGGCAGGTAGCAGAGATCGATGTCCACGGAAAGCCTCGGGCAATTCCGGAAGAAGAAATTGATGGCCGTGCCTCCCTTGAGAGCGAACACCTCCTGTCCGGCGGCAATCCGCAACGTCTCAAGCAGCAAGTCCGATTGCCTTCGATACGCTTCCGTCATGAATCCATCCAGATTTCGGGAACCGTTATCTTGAATCTCGAGTTCCAGAGTCCGCCGCTTACAACATGTCGGCTCCCTGAACCGAGATTAACGGACCCCAGGTTCAGTTC includes:
- a CDS encoding nucleotidyl transferase AbiEii/AbiGii toxin family protein, whose protein sequence is MTEAYRRQSDLLLETLRIAAGQEVFALKGGTAINFFFRNCPRLSVDIDLCYLPLNGRDEAFRDIRENMEAIGSEIRKFLSGAEVDIQENFKALVRKDGMLVKIEVNEVVRGTLLPPVRMPLCPLLEKEFGGSMKINCLSEAELYAGKFCAALQRQHPRDIFDVWLFFKRGGELTREILDAFVVYLVSHRKPTHEVLDPRIQDIRNLYHHRFAGMARIDVSLENLLETQLALPGRILSALTERHRAFLVGFNEGEPDWNLLPFPDARNLPAILWKRINLDRMSRGKRGEVVRKLVRVLRDNPYIHDTI